The genomic window GGTCACAGAAGCCGAGGGAAGGAACTCGCATGAGGCGGCGTCTTCTCCAGCGAGGCCTGTCGCTTCTCGCCAAGGCGGCATTTGATCGCCTAGCAACATGCGGGCCAGCGTGACTTTTCCACCGCCGATGTGCGTGTGCAGATCGATGCCGCCCGCCATCGTGATGCAGCCACTGCCGTCGATGATTTGATCCGCGACCGTTCCTGGTTCAGGTGCCGCGACGAGGCGACCGTCTCGCCACCACAGGTCCGCGATCTCGCCACCCGGTTTGGCTCCTGGTGCCGACGGGTCGATCAGCCGGCTTCCTTGGAGACATGTGAGCATGGTGATGAAATGACGATCGCGAAGCGCGGAAGGCGAATGGACGCTGCCGCAGGAAATGAATGTTCGGCGGGAATATACGCGAATTCCCGTGTCCCTGGTACGATGCTCCCCCTGAACCCAGTGACAGAAGGCCAGCCGCCGGGCGGTTCCTGGTCAACGTCACCGCGTTCCATCTCCGTTCAGATTTGTTCTCTCCACCTCCTCGATCCGATCTCCTTGTGTGTCCTATGAGTGAATTGATTATCAGTGTCAGTGGTCTTCGTGGCATCTTGGGTGAGACCTTGACGCCCGAAGTCGCCGTGCGTTTCGCGGCCGCGTTCTCGGCATCGATGCCCGAAGGCAAGATCGTGATTGGACGCGATGGACGCACGACGGGACCGATGCTTCGCAGTGCCATTGTTTCCGCACTGACGGCCTCCGGACGCGATGTGATTGATGCGGACGTCGCCGCGACACCCACCATCGGCGTGCTGGTTCGCGAACTGGGAGCCGTCGGGGCGATCGCGATCTCGGCCAGCCACAACCCACCGGAATACAACGGGATCAAATTGTTTGGTGGCGACGGGCGAGTCCTCGACGCCGAATCCGGAGCCAAGATTCGAGACGCCTACTTTGCGGGCACCAATCGATGGGCCACCTACGACCAGATCGGTGAGGTCAGTTCCGTCGAAGATCCCCACGCCGCGCACCTCGAGAAAGTGCTGGCGACGGTTGAGGTCGATGCGATCAAGGCCAAACAATTTCGCGTGCTGATCGACAGCAACCACGGTGCGGGCGGTCTGCTCGGCGTGCGATTGCTCGAAGCGTTGGGGTGCACCGTCGAAGCGATGGGGCACGAACCGACGGGGAAATTCGCTCACACGCCCGAACCCACTGCTGAGAACCTGCAAGGCATTTCCGCGGATGTGACGGGACGCCAGTGTGTGGTGGGGTTCTGCCAAGACCCCGACGCGGATCGCTTGGCGTTGATCGACGAAACAGGACGCTACATCGGCGAAGAATGCACGCTGGCGTTGTGTGTTCGGCAAGCCATGGAAACCGGTCGCACCTCAGGTCCGATCGTGATCAACGGGGCGACCAGTTCGATGAGCACGTTGATCGCAGAGCAGCACGGCGTCGAGACGTTTCGCAGCGCGGTGGGCGAAGCCAACGTTTGCGATTTGATGATCGCGAAGAAGGCCGCTTACGGTGGCGAAGGCAACGGCGGTCCGATCGATCCCACGGTGGGTTACGTTCGCGACAGCTTCGTTGGCATGGCGCAAACGTTGGCACTCTTGGCGCGAACCGGAAAACCATTGAGCGAACTGGCCGACGAGCTTCCGCAGTTGAGCATCCACAAGAGCAAAGCCGGTGTGTCAGCCGAACGTTTGCCGGCGGTCTTTGACAAGTTGGAAGCCAAGTTCACCGACGCGGAAGCAACCCGTGGCGACGGAATGCGTTTGCAATGGTCGGATCGTTGGCTGTTGGTCCGCGGCAGCAACACCGAACCGATTGTCCGCATGATCGCGGAAGCCCCCACGGCGGACGAAGCATCGTCGCTGTGTGACCAAGCCGCTGAGTTGCTGGGTTAACTCACCGTAGGCCAGGTTCCACCTGGCGATGCTGATTGGCCGGCCAGATTCACGCTCGCCGACCGAGCGTTGGGACGCCTCGCTTTGTGCCAAAGCATCGGCTGAGGTGCCAGGTAATGACCTGGCCTACTTGGTGCACAAACAACGTCGCCGGATTCGCCAGAATTCGGATTCTAACAAGCTCGCGTGCGTTCCGAATCCTTGGCGAATCCGGCGACGTGGTGTCAGGTCACGGTGGCGAAGATCGTCCAGACGCCGGTGATCAGCATCGCGATGCCGGACAACCACAGCATCCCATCCCACAGTTTGCCAGGACGCAGGCCGTCGACCGATCGTTTGTAGCGGAACCAAATGGCCGCCCCAGCGATCAGTGGCAACACCACGCCCTGGGTGACGCCGCTGATCAACACCAGTTTCGCCGGGGACGGGAACGCGATGTAGAACCCCAGGCTCATGATCGGGAAGAACGCACCGAGACCGCGGACCCATTTGTCTCGCGTCGCCTGGCTGTCGTCGATCCATCCGACGACTCGCAGCGCATCCGAGAACACGCGTGCGTGCCCGGCGCAGGCGACGAAGAATGTGCTGTACAGAACCGCGATTGCGCCAAACAGAAACAACGCCGCCGCCCAGTTGGAGAACACAGGCACATACATCACGGCCAGCGTTCGGACCAAATCCGACTTCTCTGGGTTCAACCCGACACGGTGCAGCACCGCGGCGCCGAGCAAGTAAAACGCGACGGTTGCAAAGGTGTAGACCAGCATCGATCCCCAGGCGTCGACCTGCATGACTCGCATCCATCCCGCCGCACGCTCACGCCACTGTGGTGTGCCATCGTTTTTGCCGGTGAACTTGGCATAGCCTTTTTCGAGGCACCAATACGGGTACGCGATCAACTCGCCGGCACCCACACCGATGATGCCAAACGTGGCCAAGGCGGTCGCCAGCGCTGTGCCGCCGTTTTCTGAGGCGGGCAGGGCCCCCTTCAATCCGGAGAAGAATTCGCTGGCCGTGACGCGGTAATCGACCTCGCCCTGCAACAAGAACAAGTTGATCAGGGTCAGCAACGTGAACGATCCGACCAGGACCGTGCTGAAGGTTTGAATCAACCCATACCGACCGACAAACAACAGGATGCTGGTCGCGATCGTGATGACCGTTGCCCAAAGTTTGATGTCGGGCGGTTCGTTTTTGCCGTGTTCCAGTTCGTGCGCCAACCGCAACGCGACCACTTCGGCTTCGCGGTGGTCGAGTTCTTGGAGACGCGTGGGGGCTTCCTCGGTGGAACGCTCGGATTCGGATCGGACCGCGTAGCGTTCGAAGGTCAGCAACTGCTCCGCGTCGGCGACTTGGTTTTCTGAGACGCCGTGAGCGGTCGCTGGCATGGTGAGTGCGACCGCTTGGCCGACGCTGCCGACGATCCCGCCTTGTTGACCGATGCTGGCCAACCACATGACGGCCCAGGCCCAGACCAGCCAATTGCCATGGCGTCCCAGACGCGGGCCCGGCAGTTCGTTGAACGCTTGCAGGGACGTCTTGCCGCTGGTCAGCGTGTATCGCCCCATTTCGACCTGTGTGAAAACTTTGACCACGCATCCCAGCAGAATCAGCCACAGCAGGGTGAACCCGGCTTCGGCACCGGTTTTCGTGGTCGCGATCAATTCTCCGCTGCCGACGATCGAACCAGCGATGATCAGCCCTGGACCGATGTTGGTGAGGATCCGCCACCAGTGCGTGGGCGGATCTCGGCGTTCCGATTCTGGGGATTTCAAAACGTGCTCGCGTTCGACAACAGAGGTGGGATGCAGGGGGGAAAGCTTGATATAGTAGCACCACCATGCCACGCGATGAAAATCAACTCGATGCTGAATCCCAGCGACCGCTCGACACCACCATCGGTGTTGTCACGCCGGAGAACATTGCGTTTGAGTATCAATTGGCCGGTCCATTTCGGCGGCTGCCGGCTTACATCATTGATGTCTTTGTGCGAGCCGCGGTGATCGCCGCGATCGGGTTGTTCTTGCTGCTGTTCATCGGCCTGTCGGGGTTGCAAAGCCTTGGTTCCTTCGCCCTCGCGGCGGGAATCATCAGCTACTTTCTGGTCAGTTGGTTTTATGGGGCGGCACTGGAAGCGTTTTTCAATGGCCGTACCGTTGGGAAATGGGCCTGCGGCATCCGGGTGATTGATGTCGATGGGTGCCCGATCAATGGGAAACGAGCGGTGCTTCGCAATCTGCTTCGGATCGCCGATTTGGCGCCCGTCGCGGCGCTGAGCAGTGTGGATGAGAGCATTCCGCCCATGTTTTTGATTCCCACGGGCATGGTGGGGCTGATCTGCGTGATCAGCACGCGCCGGATGCAGCGATTGGGTGACATCGCCAGCGGCACGATGGTCATCATCGATGAAAAAACGTGGCAATTGCCGGTTGCGAAAATCGATGATCCCCGGGTCGCACCTCTGGCCACGTTCATTCCCGGCGACTACGCGATTTCGCGAAGCATGGCCAGGACGCTGGCCATTTACGCGGAGCGACGGCACTACTTGACCCCCGCACGACGCCGAGAAATCGCCCGGCACCTGACGATTCCTTTGATCGATCGATTTGAGTTTCGGCCCGACATTGACGCCGATTTGTTGATGATCGCACTGTATTACAAGACATTCTTGGCGGAACGAAACGCGGAACCCGCGGATTTGGGGCCATTGGCCGGCTACAGCCCTCTGATTCGGGACATGGTTGCCCCGGCGACAACCGCTTAGAAACGCCTCGTTGATGACTGGCGTGGTGGGCGAGGTGACGAGTCCTCTCGTACGCGAACCAGGCGGCTTGTGGGCTGTCGGTTTGGGCGTCAACGACGTTTTAACGCAAGTGGGATGGGCACTCTTGCCCGTCAGAGTGATGGATATCGGCCAACCAACAACGAAATCCAGAATCCGGTGAGCGAAGGACTCGATGTGGTCCCTCGCTCACGCGTCGGGTTGTGATTTGCACTCGGTTCTCGCAGGAAGCACTGAAACACCAGCGAGCTTGTGCCGAAATCGAAGCGCGTTCGGGCCCGTTCCCTGCGACTGGTGTTTTTGTGTTTCACGCCGTCGCGGGTTCGACTTGCGACGCCGTCGCCGTTTTCGCTATCGTCGCGCGTTGAGAATGCCCCGAAACCGCGTTCGAGGCACCGACGACCCGCGACAAGAGCAAGGACGCGATTGTGGCCCCACAACCTCAACCAAATCACGGCACGTCCATTTCGACGTTGACGCCGCTTTCGCCGTTGGACCAAATTCGTTTGGTCCGTGAGACGATGCTGCGAGAAGCCGACGCCATCCAAAAAGCCGCCGCGATCGCTTCGTCCGATGCCGCGGAAGCCGCCGCTTGGATCAGTCGCTGCGAAGGATCGATCATTTTGACCGGGGTCGGGAAAGCTGGCTTGATCGCTCAAAAACTGGTCGCAACGTTGGCCAGCACCGGATCACCCGCCCACTTTTTGCACCCCATCGAAGCCGTGCATGGTGATTTGGGACGCGTGCAGTCCAAGGATTTGGTGTTCGCCTTTTCGAATTCTGGACGCAGCGAAGAAGTCGTTCGCGTGGTCGAGTACCTGAAACATCAGGCCTGCGGCATCATCGCCGTCACCGCAGACCGAGAGAATCCGCTGGCAATGCTGGCGGATCATGTCGTCCCAATCGGACGCCACCGCGAGGCCTGCCCGGATGGGTTGGCTCCCACCAGTTCCACGTCGGTGATGTTGGCTGTTGGAGATGCGATCGCGGTCTTGGCGTCACGACTGTGCGGGTTCACTCCCGATGATTTCGCTCGTTTTCATCCCGGCGGTGCCTTGGGACGAAAGCTGGCCGATGTGCGGCAAGTCATGCGTCCACTGTCCGAATGCCGGGTTGCGCCGCGAACGATCTCCATTCGCCAAGCCATGATGGTGGGTGGTGCCGGACGTCGAAGTGGGGCGATTCTGTTGCTCGACGAAAACGACCGACTAGCCGGGATCTTCACCGACAGTGATCTCGCACGGTTGTTGCAACAGCGTCAAGAAACCAGCTTGGACGAACCGATCGAACAGTTCATGACCAAGCAACCGATTTGTGTCGCGGACGACGAGCGTCTGCCGCGGGCAATTGAGATTTTGTCAGAACGCAAAATCAGTGAATTGCCCGTGGTGGATTCGGATCAACGCCCCATCGGGGTGATCGACATCACCGACTTGGTCGCGACGGGCGATGTTCGCCAAATGACCCCCACCATCCCCGTCTCAACCTCGTCCAATCAAGACGACTCATCCGGTGAAGATGGGCCTCGCTGTATCCCCATCACTTCTGGAGACTGATTTGTCCTCTCGCCATCCAATGATTTCAGATCGTGACATCGCCGGCAAAATCAAATGCATTTTGTCGGACGTCGATGGCGTGTTGAGTGATGGGAAACTGTATTACGACTCCACCGGAGCAGAGACAAAAACGTTTCATGTTCGCGACGGGTATGGCATCAAAGCCTGGATGAATGCGGGACTGCAGTTTGGGATCATCACGGCTCGTCACAGCGACGCCTTGGCGCGTCGGGCCAAGGAATTGGGCATTGAGCATGTCGTGCAGAACTCCGGCGACAAATGGCAATCCGCGACCGAGATGATGTCGGTGATGAAGGTCACCCCGGAAGAGGTGTGTTACATCGGCGATGATGTTCCCGACATCACGGTGATGCGCCGGGTGGGGTTGGCCGCTGCACCGGACGACGCCGCCATTGATGCTCGCGAGGCCGCGCACTGGATCACGCGTTTGCCGGGTGGAACGGGCGCGGTTCGTGAATTGATCGAACGTCTGATGCGAGCCGGAAACACTTGGCCGTCCCTTTCGAAAGACCCTCCATGCTGACGCAGTTGCGCGACTACTTGGTCGGCCTGTGTGTGTTGGTGGCAGCGGCCGGTCTCTATCAAGTCACCGTGGCGGCATGGCTGACGCCGCCCGAAATCGTCGCTGCGCCCGTCGCTCCCACCAAAGTGAGTGGTGGCGATGGCAACTTGGATGACTTGTTTGCTGAAACGGATTGGCAACGCGGTCGCACGATTCGTTTGAAAACAGACGACGGGATGCTGCTGTGCCAAGAATGCACCCAAAAAGACGGTCAGACGTGGGAACTCAAACCGATCACGATCGTCATCGGTCGCGGCCTGAATGAGGATGGTTCGAAAGAGCCGATCTTGATCACCGCCTCCGAGGGTGCTTCGATCAAATTCGATGCCCCGTTGGATGTGATGAGCGGTGTCGCACCTTCGATCGAACGCGGTCAACTTCGCGGCGAAGTGATCATCCAGCGATCAACCCTGCCCACTGGCGACGCGGCCGAAATCGCTTCGTCGGCCTACCAGGTGCGTGGGATCGCCGCCGAGCCTCCGAATCCCAAGGACGCAGGGGATTCCGTGCTGCACATTCGGACGTCCAACGTCGGCATCGATCGCCGCACGATTTGGACCAACGACCCCATTCACATGCAGGTCGGACGGGCCACGATGATCGGGCGTGTGCTGACCTTGCACTTGGCCGCATCCGCCGGCCGATCCAACGACGTCACCGGCACCTTGGACCGCATGGAGTTGGTGTACCTGCAGAAACTAACGTTGCCACTGGATGACCCACACGACCCGTCACAAGACGATCGCAAGGGCGTGGTCGAAGTCCGTTGTGGCAACATGATTCAGTATGACTTTGCGCTCGATCAATTGAGTCTGAATCAAGACGTGGAACTGATGCGATTGCCCGCGTCCGCGATCGAAACGGCCAACCAGATTTCGCCACCGCGAGAAGATTGGATCGACCGCTTTCGTTGTGACTCGTTGGTGATGACGCTGCGTGACCCCCTGAACTCGAAGTTGCGGCGTGATGACGCCATGGACTGGATCGATCGCGTCGAAGCGACCGGTTCTCCCGTGCAAATGGACATTCGGTCACAAGCGTTTGGGATGACCGCCGGCCGGGTTCTGTTCGATCCGGTGGAAGGTTGGTTGATCGCGGATCCCGTTTCGGCCGGCGATGTCGCTGGCGCGGTTCAGCCAAACAGTGCGGCGGCCAATGATCCCAACCGAGACTATGTGCGACTGCAGCGTGGCGACTTGGAAGGCTTTCTGTCGCAGATCCGGTATCGATTCAATCCGGCCGAGCCCAAGCAATTGGGAACCATCACGGTCGAAGGTAGCGGACGGGTGTTTCACCATGCCGCGGATTCCGCGTTGCGTTCGTTCGCTTGGCAAGACGGATTGCAAATTGAACCGCAAGGCATCGCGACCACCGATCAAATGCAGGTCAAATTCGCGGTCTGGTGCGAAGGCCAATTGCAGGCGATGTTGGCCGATGGCGGATCCTTCTTGGCCGACCGCGTCGAAGGCATCCTGAGTCCCGTTGCCGATGTCAAACCCAAGCGTTTGGGGGATTCTCAAAACTCGGAGGGTTCCTTGGACCAAAAATGGTTGCCGGAAAGCCTGGCAGCAATCGGCAACGTGCAAATCAATTCGTCGTCGTTGCGTGCCCGCACGAATCGCATGCATCTTTTCTTTCAACATGGAAAAGAAGCCCAGAACGGACAAGGGAATCAAGAGAGCGACGATCCGATCCGCAATTGGGTCCGGCAACCTGATTCGTCCAACACCGCCGTTCGTGATCGTTCGAATCCAAACCCGTCTCAGCCAGCGACGATCCGTGGTGACATGGTGGCGGCGACGTTGTCGATGGACGGTGGAGACTTGACCGCAACGGACCTCAGCGTGACCGGCGGAGTCGAAGTCACGCATCCCATGAAAACTCGCGTTGCGAAGACACCGATTCCTGACAGCGGTGCGAGCACCGTTCCGGCGACCTTGTTGGCCACACTGACGGGAGAGAAACTGCGTTTTCGGGATGGTGGTGGCAGCGATGTGATGGAACTGACTGGCACGCCCAGCGTTCCGGCACGACTTCAGATGGGGGACGGCTATTTCATTGGTCCTCAAATCCAAGTTCGACCGGAAGACAACTTTGTGTGGGTCAATGATGCGGGGCAGTTTGTGCTGCCATCGCACATGTTGCCATCGCTTTCGGTCGCTTCTCGCAACCCATCGCAATCGACGGCGCGGTGGTCGCGGCCCCCACGTTGTCGCTTTGGTGGTTCACTGACGTTCGACGGAAAGGTCGCGACGCTTGCGGGCGGCGTGGTCCTCGACACGGTGATCACCCAAGACGAATCGACCAACGAGATTCAGATGCGTGGCGATCAGTTGATGTGGACGCTGACCGACCCGATCCACCTGCGAACACCCGCCAGTTTCAAAAAGTCCGGCATCGCCGAAATTGCATTGGTGCAAACCGGATCGCAACCGGTGGAATTGACCGTGGACCAATTCGCTCGCGATGGTGTGCATGAGTCGCGGCATCATCTGCAAACCTCTCGCCTCGCGTGGGTGCCGGGGGCGGATCCCAACCCAGCCGTGCAGAACGCCGCCGGTGTCGCTCCGGTTTCGACCAGTGAGGGTGCCTCGGGAATGATCATCGCGCCGGGCCCAGGTTCTTATCGAGCTTGGTTGCGGAACGCGAAAGGCGGCAATTTGTTGACCAGCAATGCGCCTGCCAATTCCCATCCTGCGAGCAACGCCACGGGCTCACCAAACGGTGCACCGGATTCGCGATCGTCGGCTTGGAACCCCGGCATGATTGAGGACCCGAATGCTTCGGCCTCGGGAGCGGGAGAACGCTCCGAGCCGACGATCATGGGCGTGCACCTGATCTTCCAGGAATCGATGCAAGGCGACTTGCTGGCCAAAACGTTGACGTTTCGTCGAGGCGTGCGAGTGGCCCAGCAAAACCTGCCGGACTTTGAGACGTTGATGGACGCCAGCCGAATGGATTTGTTGTCGGAAGGCGAATCCACCATCGATTGCGATGCCCTGCGAATCGCGGTCGATCCCAGTGTTCCGTTTCGGCAACGCACCATGGGCACGACCACCACCGCGTGGGAAATCGAGGCCTCGGGCGGGGTGTTGTTTCGAACTCGGACCGATAAATCGGCGTTCACGGTCACCGCCGACCGCTGTGGCTACGCCGCGGCCAAGGACTTGTTCACAGTGTTTGGGGCACCCACGCGTCCGGCTCGATTGCAGCAAACGACGGCGCTCGGCAAGCCTGGCCTGAATCTGGAAGTGGGCCACGCCACGATGCGATTGAAGACGATGGAGATTCTGTCGATGCCGACTTTCAAGGTGTTGCCGGGCGACATCTCTTCGCTGAACAATCGACCCGCTCAGAGATAGTCGCCGGATAAACGGAACAACTGGTACGAAGATTGCATTTATGGAGAGCATTCTCTGCATTCAATCCTGTGCTGGCCCGCTTGCTCGTCGTGCACACCAATTGGGGTGCAGAGTTGTCATGTCGATTTTGAACGGGTGAAAACCCTGCGTTCACCGCTCCATCCCACCACGGGCACCGAAGTCATGAGCCAACTGTTGGAAGCGACCCAGTCTGAGTGTCAGGTCCAGCGCACGCTGCAGCGCATCGAGGGCATGTTCCAGGAGCACGAGTCACTCGGCCGCCATGCGAGCAAGTTGAAGATCACCGTCCAAGAATCGAAGGTCGTTTTGGGCGGCACGCTGCCG from Rhodopirellula islandica includes these protein-coding regions:
- a CDS encoding KdsC family phosphatase encodes the protein MISDRDIAGKIKCILSDVDGVLSDGKLYYDSTGAETKTFHVRDGYGIKAWMNAGLQFGIITARHSDALARRAKELGIEHVVQNSGDKWQSATEMMSVMKVTPEEVCYIGDDVPDITVMRRVGLAAAPDDAAIDAREAAHWITRLPGGTGAVRELIERLMRAGNTWPSLSKDPPC
- the glmM gene encoding phosphoglucosamine mutase — protein: MSELIISVSGLRGILGETLTPEVAVRFAAAFSASMPEGKIVIGRDGRTTGPMLRSAIVSALTASGRDVIDADVAATPTIGVLVRELGAVGAIAISASHNPPEYNGIKLFGGDGRVLDAESGAKIRDAYFAGTNRWATYDQIGEVSSVEDPHAAHLEKVLATVEVDAIKAKQFRVLIDSNHGAGGLLGVRLLEALGCTVEAMGHEPTGKFAHTPEPTAENLQGISADVTGRQCVVGFCQDPDADRLALIDETGRYIGEECTLALCVRQAMETGRTSGPIVINGATSSMSTLIAEQHGVETFRSAVGEANVCDLMIAKKAAYGGEGNGGPIDPTVGYVRDSFVGMAQTLALLARTGKPLSELADELPQLSIHKSKAGVSAERLPAVFDKLEAKFTDAEATRGDGMRLQWSDRWLLVRGSNTEPIVRMIAEAPTADEASSLCDQAAELLG
- a CDS encoding Nramp family divalent metal transporter codes for the protein MAWWCYYIKLSPLHPTSVVEREHVLKSPESERRDPPTHWWRILTNIGPGLIIAGSIVGSGELIATTKTGAEAGFTLLWLILLGCVVKVFTQVEMGRYTLTSGKTSLQAFNELPGPRLGRHGNWLVWAWAVMWLASIGQQGGIVGSVGQAVALTMPATAHGVSENQVADAEQLLTFERYAVRSESERSTEEAPTRLQELDHREAEVVALRLAHELEHGKNEPPDIKLWATVITIATSILLFVGRYGLIQTFSTVLVGSFTLLTLINLFLLQGEVDYRVTASEFFSGLKGALPASENGGTALATALATFGIIGVGAGELIAYPYWCLEKGYAKFTGKNDGTPQWRERAAGWMRVMQVDAWGSMLVYTFATVAFYLLGAAVLHRVGLNPEKSDLVRTLAVMYVPVFSNWAAALFLFGAIAVLYSTFFVACAGHARVFSDALRVVGWIDDSQATRDKWVRGLGAFFPIMSLGFYIAFPSPAKLVLISGVTQGVVLPLIAGAAIWFRYKRSVDGLRPGKLWDGMLWLSGIAMLITGVWTIFATVT
- a CDS encoding KpsF/GutQ family sugar-phosphate isomerase, yielding MAPQPQPNHGTSISTLTPLSPLDQIRLVRETMLREADAIQKAAAIASSDAAEAAAWISRCEGSIILTGVGKAGLIAQKLVATLASTGSPAHFLHPIEAVHGDLGRVQSKDLVFAFSNSGRSEEVVRVVEYLKHQACGIIAVTADRENPLAMLADHVVPIGRHREACPDGLAPTSSTSVMLAVGDAIAVLASRLCGFTPDDFARFHPGGALGRKLADVRQVMRPLSECRVAPRTISIRQAMMVGGAGRRSGAILLLDENDRLAGIFTDSDLARLLQQRQETSLDEPIEQFMTKQPICVADDERLPRAIEILSERKISELPVVDSDQRPIGVIDITDLVATGDVRQMTPTIPVSTSSNQDDSSGEDGPRCIPITSGD
- a CDS encoding RDD family protein, with translation MPRDENQLDAESQRPLDTTIGVVTPENIAFEYQLAGPFRRLPAYIIDVFVRAAVIAAIGLFLLLFIGLSGLQSLGSFALAAGIISYFLVSWFYGAALEAFFNGRTVGKWACGIRVIDVDGCPINGKRAVLRNLLRIADLAPVAALSSVDESIPPMFLIPTGMVGLICVISTRRMQRLGDIASGTMVIIDEKTWQLPVAKIDDPRVAPLATFIPGDYAISRSMARTLAIYAERRHYLTPARRREIARHLTIPLIDRFEFRPDIDADLLMIALYYKTFLAERNAEPADLGPLAGYSPLIRDMVAPATTA